A region from the Canis lupus dingo isolate Sandy chromosome X, ASM325472v2, whole genome shotgun sequence genome encodes:
- the VSIG1 gene encoding V-set and immunoglobulin domain-containing protein 1 isoform X2, translated as MVQVTIPNSIVNVTIGSDVTLVCTYTSTVASRDKLSIQWSFFHKKDLPPTSHSPCLNTEGMEEKAVSQCLNMAHARDARGRCSWTSQIYYSEGGQAVAIGQFKDRIVGSSSPDNASITISHMQPADSGVYICDVNNPPDFVGKNQGILKVNVLVKPSKPFCSIQGVPETGHPISLSCLSLLGTPSPVYYWYKLEGGDIIPVKENFNPATGTLVIGNLTSFEQGYYQCTAINNLGNSSCEIDLTSSHPEVGIIVGALVGTLVGAAIIVSVMCFARKKAKAKGKERKRNSKTTTELEPMTKVNQSTEFEAMPDEHVIQLEATLPPSGHEDDPDAILGPDHQPIPEPEAVQEPAPQPVPGLELEIKLEPELKPDPDPEPELEPESESEPGIIVEPLCEKDRE; from the exons ATGGTGCAGGTGACCATCCCAAACAGCATTGTGAACGTGACTATTGGATCTGATGTCACACTTGTCTGCACCTACACCAGCACTGTGGCCTCCCGAGACAAGCTCTCCATCCAGTGGTCATTCTTTCACAAGAAGGACTTACCACCAACTTCC CACAGCCCGTGCCTCAATACTGAGGGTATGGAGGAAAAGGCAGTCAGTCAGTGTCTAAATATGGCGCATGCAAGAGACGCTCGGGGAAGATGTAGCTGGACCTCTCAG ATTTACTATTCCGAAGGTGGACAAGCTGTAGCCATCGGGCAATTTAAAGATCGAATTGTAGGGTCCAGCAGTCCAGATAATGCATCTATCACCATTTCACATATGCAACCAGCAGATAGTGGTGTCTACATCTGCGATGTTAACAACCCTCCTGATTTTGTTGGAAAAAATCAAGGCATCCTCAAAGTCAATGTGTTAG TGAAACCTTCTAAGCCCTTTTGCAGCATCCAAGGAGTACCAGAAACTGGCCATCCTATATCTCTTTCTTGCCTCTCGCTGCTTGGGACACCTTCCCCTGTATACTACTGGTATAAACTTGAAGGCGGAGACATCATCCCAGTGAAAGAAAACTTCA accCAGCCACTGGGACTTTGGTTATTGGAAATCTGACCAGTTTTGAACAAGGTTATTACCAGTGCACAGCTATCAACAACCTTGGCAATAGTTCCTGTGAAATTGATCTGACTTCTTCTC ATCCAGAAGTTGGAATCATCGTTGGGGCGCTGGTGGGGACCCTCGTAGGTGCTGCCATCATCGTCTCTGTCATGTGCTTTgcaaggaaaaaagcaaaggcaaaggggaaagaaaggaagcgAAATTCAAAGACCACCACAGAACTCGA ACCAATGACAAAGGTAAACCAAAGTACAGAGTTTGAGGCAATGCCAGATGAACACGTGATCCAGCTAGAAGCTACCTTGCCACCTTCTGGCCATGAGGATGACCCCGATGCCATCCTAGGGCCAGATCATCAGCCTATCCCGGAGCCAGAGGCTGTCCAGGAGCCTGCCCCGCAGCCTGTCCCAGGGCTGGAGCTTGAGATAAAGCTGGAGCCAGAGCTGAAGCCAGACCCAGATCCGGAGCCGGAGCTGGAGCCTGAGTCTGAGTCTGAGCCTGGGATTATAGTGGAGCCCTTGTGTGAGAAGGATAGGGAGTGA
- the VSIG1 gene encoding V-set and immunoglobulin domain-containing protein 1 isoform X1 — translation MVFAFWKVFLILSCLAGQVSMVQVTIPNSIVNVTIGSDVTLVCTYTSTVASRDKLSIQWSFFHKKDLPPTSHSPCLNTEGMEEKAVSQCLNMAHARDARGRCSWTSQIYYSEGGQAVAIGQFKDRIVGSSSPDNASITISHMQPADSGVYICDVNNPPDFVGKNQGILKVNVLVKPSKPFCSIQGVPETGHPISLSCLSLLGTPSPVYYWYKLEGGDIIPVKENFNPATGTLVIGNLTSFEQGYYQCTAINNLGNSSCEIDLTSSHPEVGIIVGALVGTLVGAAIIVSVMCFARKKAKAKGKERKRNSKTTTELEPMTKVNQSTEFEAMPDEHVIQLEATLPPSGHEDDPDAILGPDHQPIPEPEAVQEPAPQPVPGLELEIKLEPELKPDPDPEPELEPESESEPGIIVEPLCEKDRE, via the exons GTCAAGTTAGTATGGTGCAGGTGACCATCCCAAACAGCATTGTGAACGTGACTATTGGATCTGATGTCACACTTGTCTGCACCTACACCAGCACTGTGGCCTCCCGAGACAAGCTCTCCATCCAGTGGTCATTCTTTCACAAGAAGGACTTACCACCAACTTCC CACAGCCCGTGCCTCAATACTGAGGGTATGGAGGAAAAGGCAGTCAGTCAGTGTCTAAATATGGCGCATGCAAGAGACGCTCGGGGAAGATGTAGCTGGACCTCTCAG ATTTACTATTCCGAAGGTGGACAAGCTGTAGCCATCGGGCAATTTAAAGATCGAATTGTAGGGTCCAGCAGTCCAGATAATGCATCTATCACCATTTCACATATGCAACCAGCAGATAGTGGTGTCTACATCTGCGATGTTAACAACCCTCCTGATTTTGTTGGAAAAAATCAAGGCATCCTCAAAGTCAATGTGTTAG TGAAACCTTCTAAGCCCTTTTGCAGCATCCAAGGAGTACCAGAAACTGGCCATCCTATATCTCTTTCTTGCCTCTCGCTGCTTGGGACACCTTCCCCTGTATACTACTGGTATAAACTTGAAGGCGGAGACATCATCCCAGTGAAAGAAAACTTCA accCAGCCACTGGGACTTTGGTTATTGGAAATCTGACCAGTTTTGAACAAGGTTATTACCAGTGCACAGCTATCAACAACCTTGGCAATAGTTCCTGTGAAATTGATCTGACTTCTTCTC ATCCAGAAGTTGGAATCATCGTTGGGGCGCTGGTGGGGACCCTCGTAGGTGCTGCCATCATCGTCTCTGTCATGTGCTTTgcaaggaaaaaagcaaaggcaaaggggaaagaaaggaagcgAAATTCAAAGACCACCACAGAACTCGA ACCAATGACAAAGGTAAACCAAAGTACAGAGTTTGAGGCAATGCCAGATGAACACGTGATCCAGCTAGAAGCTACCTTGCCACCTTCTGGCCATGAGGATGACCCCGATGCCATCCTAGGGCCAGATCATCAGCCTATCCCGGAGCCAGAGGCTGTCCAGGAGCCTGCCCCGCAGCCTGTCCCAGGGCTGGAGCTTGAGATAAAGCTGGAGCCAGAGCTGAAGCCAGACCCAGATCCGGAGCCGGAGCTGGAGCCTGAGTCTGAGTCTGAGCCTGGGATTATAGTGGAGCCCTTGTGTGAGAAGGATAGGGAGTGA
- the VSIG1 gene encoding V-set and immunoglobulin domain-containing protein 1 isoform X3, with translation MVFAFWKVFLILSCLAGQVSMVQVTIPNSIVNVTIGSDVTLVCTYTSTVASRDKLSIQWSFFHKKDLPPTSIYYSEGGQAVAIGQFKDRIVGSSSPDNASITISHMQPADSGVYICDVNNPPDFVGKNQGILKVNVLVKPSKPFCSIQGVPETGHPISLSCLSLLGTPSPVYYWYKLEGGDIIPVKENFNPATGTLVIGNLTSFEQGYYQCTAINNLGNSSCEIDLTSSHPEVGIIVGALVGTLVGAAIIVSVMCFARKKAKAKGKERKRNSKTTTELEPMTKVNQSTEFEAMPDEHVIQLEATLPPSGHEDDPDAILGPDHQPIPEPEAVQEPAPQPVPGLELEIKLEPELKPDPDPEPELEPESESEPGIIVEPLCEKDRE, from the exons GTCAAGTTAGTATGGTGCAGGTGACCATCCCAAACAGCATTGTGAACGTGACTATTGGATCTGATGTCACACTTGTCTGCACCTACACCAGCACTGTGGCCTCCCGAGACAAGCTCTCCATCCAGTGGTCATTCTTTCACAAGAAGGACTTACCACCAACTTCC ATTTACTATTCCGAAGGTGGACAAGCTGTAGCCATCGGGCAATTTAAAGATCGAATTGTAGGGTCCAGCAGTCCAGATAATGCATCTATCACCATTTCACATATGCAACCAGCAGATAGTGGTGTCTACATCTGCGATGTTAACAACCCTCCTGATTTTGTTGGAAAAAATCAAGGCATCCTCAAAGTCAATGTGTTAG TGAAACCTTCTAAGCCCTTTTGCAGCATCCAAGGAGTACCAGAAACTGGCCATCCTATATCTCTTTCTTGCCTCTCGCTGCTTGGGACACCTTCCCCTGTATACTACTGGTATAAACTTGAAGGCGGAGACATCATCCCAGTGAAAGAAAACTTCA accCAGCCACTGGGACTTTGGTTATTGGAAATCTGACCAGTTTTGAACAAGGTTATTACCAGTGCACAGCTATCAACAACCTTGGCAATAGTTCCTGTGAAATTGATCTGACTTCTTCTC ATCCAGAAGTTGGAATCATCGTTGGGGCGCTGGTGGGGACCCTCGTAGGTGCTGCCATCATCGTCTCTGTCATGTGCTTTgcaaggaaaaaagcaaaggcaaaggggaaagaaaggaagcgAAATTCAAAGACCACCACAGAACTCGA ACCAATGACAAAGGTAAACCAAAGTACAGAGTTTGAGGCAATGCCAGATGAACACGTGATCCAGCTAGAAGCTACCTTGCCACCTTCTGGCCATGAGGATGACCCCGATGCCATCCTAGGGCCAGATCATCAGCCTATCCCGGAGCCAGAGGCTGTCCAGGAGCCTGCCCCGCAGCCTGTCCCAGGGCTGGAGCTTGAGATAAAGCTGGAGCCAGAGCTGAAGCCAGACCCAGATCCGGAGCCGGAGCTGGAGCCTGAGTCTGAGTCTGAGCCTGGGATTATAGTGGAGCCCTTGTGTGAGAAGGATAGGGAGTGA